In Luteibacter mycovicinus, a genomic segment contains:
- a CDS encoding NADP-dependent malic enzyme, which translates to MAISEELRQAALEYHRLPRPGKIKVTPTTSLLTQRDLSLAYSPGVAAACDEIVANPTSAAELTARSNLVAVITNGTAVLGLGNIGALASKPVMEGKGVLFQKFAGIDVFDIEIDETDPDKLVDIIASLEPTFGGINLEDIKAPECFIVERKLRERMKIPVFHDDQHGTAIIVGAAVINALLVTGKKIEDVKLATTGMGAAGISCVDMLVTLGLKRENILAFDRDGVLHSGRTDLDPDKQRYARDTDKRTLAEIVEGADIFLGLSAGGILKPEMVATMADRPIIFALANPNPEILPEDAKAVRPDCIMATGRSDYPNQVNNALCFPYLFRGALDVGASVINEPMKVACVKAIAELARREASDVSARAYGGKPPSFGPEYLIPQPFDPRLLIQLPPAIARAAMDSGVAERPIEDFPAYIETLTSFVFRTGLLMKPVFERAKADPKRVVYAEGEEETTLRAVQTVVDEGLAKPILVGRPDVIEKRIARAGLRLKPGIDFEMCNIHSDPRFEDYWRLYHSIMERRGVTPASAKAVVRSRPTVIAALMVERGEADAMICGLVGTYQSKLEYIADIIGLDEGVSEASAMAAVATEKGTFFFLDTYVQEDPSAEQIAEATLQASIRLKLFGIQPKIALLSSSNFGSRETRNSRKMREALSLIRKSVPKLEVEGEMQADVALNPELRERIFPNSRLEGKANVFVFPNLDAANTAYNMVRTLCDGVVIGPILMGVAKPAHILTPQATVRRVVNMTSVACVEAQIRAGKPRTVVND; encoded by the coding sequence ATGGCCATCTCCGAGGAACTGAGGCAAGCCGCTCTCGAATATCACCGTCTTCCGCGCCCCGGCAAGATCAAGGTCACGCCGACGACGTCACTGCTCACGCAGCGAGATCTCTCGCTCGCGTACTCCCCGGGTGTCGCCGCCGCCTGCGATGAAATCGTCGCGAATCCGACCTCCGCCGCCGAGCTCACCGCGCGCTCCAACCTGGTGGCGGTGATCACCAACGGCACGGCGGTGCTCGGTCTGGGCAATATCGGTGCGCTGGCCAGCAAGCCGGTGATGGAAGGCAAGGGCGTGCTGTTCCAGAAGTTCGCCGGGATCGACGTGTTCGACATCGAGATCGACGAGACCGATCCGGACAAGCTGGTCGATATCATCGCCAGTCTCGAGCCGACGTTCGGTGGCATCAACCTCGAGGACATCAAGGCACCGGAGTGCTTCATCGTCGAGCGCAAGCTGCGCGAGCGGATGAAGATTCCCGTGTTCCACGACGACCAGCACGGCACCGCGATCATCGTCGGCGCGGCGGTCATCAATGCGCTGCTGGTCACGGGCAAGAAGATCGAAGACGTGAAGCTCGCCACCACCGGCATGGGCGCCGCGGGCATTTCCTGCGTCGACATGCTGGTGACGCTGGGCCTCAAGCGCGAAAACATCCTCGCCTTCGATCGCGACGGGGTGCTGCACAGCGGTCGCACCGATCTGGATCCGGACAAGCAGCGTTACGCGCGTGACACGGACAAGCGCACGCTGGCCGAGATCGTCGAAGGCGCGGATATTTTTCTGGGTCTTTCCGCCGGCGGTATTCTCAAGCCGGAAATGGTCGCCACGATGGCCGACCGCCCCATCATCTTCGCGCTGGCCAATCCGAATCCGGAAATCCTGCCGGAAGACGCCAAGGCCGTGCGTCCCGACTGCATCATGGCGACGGGCCGCTCGGATTATCCGAACCAGGTCAACAACGCGCTGTGCTTCCCCTACCTGTTCCGCGGCGCGCTCGACGTCGGTGCCTCCGTCATCAACGAGCCGATGAAGGTGGCCTGCGTCAAGGCCATCGCTGAGCTCGCACGTCGCGAAGCGTCCGATGTGAGTGCACGCGCTTACGGTGGCAAGCCGCCGAGTTTCGGTCCCGAATACCTGATTCCGCAGCCGTTCGATCCGCGCCTGCTGATTCAGCTGCCGCCGGCGATCGCCAGGGCGGCGATGGATTCCGGCGTGGCCGAGCGTCCCATCGAAGACTTCCCGGCGTACATCGAAACGCTGACCAGCTTCGTCTTCCGTACCGGCCTGCTGATGAAGCCGGTGTTCGAGCGGGCGAAGGCCGATCCCAAGCGCGTCGTCTACGCTGAAGGCGAAGAAGAAACGACGCTGCGCGCCGTGCAGACGGTGGTGGACGAAGGCCTGGCCAAGCCGATCCTGGTCGGTCGCCCCGACGTCATCGAAAAGCGTATCGCGCGCGCGGGCCTGCGTCTGAAACCCGGCATCGACTTCGAGATGTGCAACATCCATTCGGATCCGCGTTTCGAAGACTACTGGCGTCTGTACCACTCGATCATGGAGCGCCGCGGGGTCACTCCCGCGTCGGCCAAGGCGGTGGTGCGTTCCCGTCCGACGGTCATCGCGGCGCTGATGGTCGAGCGTGGCGAGGCCGACGCGATGATCTGCGGTCTGGTCGGCACCTACCAGAGCAAGCTCGAATACATCGCCGACATCATCGGCCTGGACGAGGGCGTCTCGGAGGCCTCGGCCATGGCCGCGGTGGCGACGGAGAAAGGCACGTTCTTCTTCCTCGACACCTACGTGCAGGAAGATCCCAGTGCCGAGCAGATCGCCGAGGCCACGCTGCAGGCCTCCATCCGTCTGAAGCTGTTCGGTATCCAGCCCAAGATCGCCCTGCTGTCCAGTTCCAACTTCGGGAGCCGCGAGACCCGCAACTCGCGCAAGATGCGCGAGGCGCTCAGCCTGATCCGCAAGAGCGTCCCCAAGCTGGAAGTCGAGGGTGAGATGCAGGCGGACGTGGCGCTCAACCCCGAACTGCGCGAGCGGATCTTCCCGAACTCGCGGCTCGAAGGTAAGGCCAACGTCTTCGTCTTCCCGAACCTGGATGCCGCCAACACGGCCTACAACATGGTCCGCACCCTGTGCGACGGCGTCGTCATCGGCCCGATTCTCATGGGCGTGGCCAAGCCGGCGCACATCCTGACGCCCCAGGCGACGGTCCGCCGTGTGGTCAACATGACCTCCGTGGCCTGCGTCGAGGC
- a CDS encoding reprolysin-like metallopeptidase, which translates to MRFIAPSVLALLLAPGWAFAATVTVDETALRQRLLRLPLAPRPGTDVVFPLADGRARVFHVRDSGTLPRGLVKRFPGLRSFRGEDDEGRTLRLDLSPRGIRASVRSGSTEWLIRPGDTWKREPEDFLALGNASTPVTKTGGAAQTRQAPTEAVTPLKRRRSARQGGIVRYDFRLAVAASSRYVARNGGTVASALAEIVHLVNRANEVLETDLGVHLTLVDRNHRIVVANARGDLFETHEPGPAAVTLIDREIGSRHYDIGHAFSTFEGGDSHVGTSCSDARDADFFATHKAAAWSGHADPAGSSHAFGYFMHVLGRQLGAWPTADACRRATLDDSAVEPGGGSTIMGYATSGCGTEDHWLQPRPGLYFHARSIEQIQAWLGSRGGRCAGRRLTSAVAPWIDPVPLAETTVIPARTPFTLDAAVEAASPGDRLTYTWEQMDAGTGQRGPLVDDGKGPLFRSFAPSSTPQRTFPRLPVLLGDERASPGETLPTTSRDLHFRLTVRDNAGATATLASADRRVRVVDTGRAFAMAAPAAGIVAVAGGALDIRWDVAGTTDKPISCHFLHVDLSVDAGSHWLETPLATDVPNNGSATVRLPTEVTSDVARLRLRCDWRPFFAVSPGPFVIRAP; encoded by the coding sequence ATGCGTTTTATCGCTCCCTCGGTTCTCGCGCTTCTTCTCGCCCCGGGCTGGGCCTTCGCTGCCACGGTCACCGTCGACGAAACGGCCCTCCGTCAGCGGCTTCTTCGGCTCCCGCTGGCACCGCGCCCCGGCACCGATGTCGTCTTCCCACTGGCGGACGGTCGCGCGCGCGTCTTTCATGTCCGCGATTCCGGCACGTTGCCGCGCGGGCTGGTGAAGCGATTTCCCGGCCTTCGCAGCTTCCGTGGCGAGGATGACGAAGGCCGCACGCTTCGTCTCGACCTCTCCCCGCGCGGTATCCGGGCGAGCGTCCGGTCGGGCAGTACGGAGTGGCTCATCCGCCCCGGCGACACGTGGAAGAGGGAGCCGGAAGACTTCCTTGCCCTCGGCAACGCGAGTACGCCAGTCACCAAAACGGGTGGCGCCGCCCAGACGCGGCAGGCACCCACCGAGGCGGTCACGCCCCTGAAACGTCGGCGGAGCGCGCGCCAGGGAGGCATCGTGCGCTACGACTTCCGGCTCGCCGTCGCCGCGAGCAGCCGTTACGTCGCCAGGAACGGCGGTACCGTCGCCAGCGCGCTCGCGGAGATCGTCCATCTGGTCAACCGCGCCAACGAAGTGCTCGAAACCGACCTGGGTGTTCATCTCACCCTGGTGGATCGCAACCATCGCATCGTCGTCGCAAACGCGCGTGGCGACCTGTTCGAAACGCATGAACCCGGCCCGGCGGCCGTCACGTTGATCGACCGGGAAATCGGGTCGCGTCACTACGACATCGGCCATGCCTTCAGCACGTTCGAGGGCGGCGACAGTCATGTCGGCACATCGTGCAGCGACGCACGCGATGCGGACTTCTTCGCCACGCACAAGGCCGCCGCGTGGAGCGGGCATGCGGACCCGGCCGGGTCATCGCATGCCTTCGGTTATTTCATGCACGTCCTCGGACGCCAGCTCGGCGCATGGCCGACCGCCGATGCGTGCCGACGCGCCACACTCGACGACAGCGCCGTGGAACCGGGTGGCGGCAGCACGATCATGGGCTACGCCACGTCGGGCTGCGGCACGGAAGACCACTGGCTCCAGCCGCGCCCGGGCCTGTACTTTCACGCACGAAGCATCGAGCAGATCCAGGCGTGGCTCGGATCGCGCGGCGGGCGTTGCGCCGGGCGACGCCTGACATCCGCCGTCGCACCCTGGATCGATCCCGTGCCGCTGGCCGAAACCACCGTGATTCCGGCGCGTACGCCGTTTACCCTCGACGCCGCCGTGGAAGCGGCATCCCCCGGCGATCGCCTGACCTATACCTGGGAGCAGATGGATGCGGGGACAGGGCAGCGGGGGCCGCTCGTCGACGACGGGAAGGGGCCCTTGTTTCGCTCCTTCGCCCCGTCATCGACGCCGCAACGCACCTTCCCTCGTCTTCCGGTGCTGCTCGGTGACGAGCGGGCGAGTCCGGGAGAAACCTTGCCAACCACATCGCGCGACCTGCATTTCCGCCTGACGGTGCGTGACAACGCCGGCGCGACGGCCACGCTCGCCAGCGCGGACAGGCGGGTGCGGGTCGTGGACACGGGGCGCGCTTTTGCGATGGCGGCACCGGCCGCCGGGATCGTTGCCGTCGCCGGTGGCGCGCTCGACATCCGCTGGGACGTGGCGGGCACCACGGACAAGCCGATTTCCTGTCACTTCCTGCATGTCGACCTCTCGGTGGATGCCGGCTCGCACTGGCTTGAAACGCCGCTGGCCACGGACGTGCCGAATAACGGCTCGGCGACAGTGCGGCTTCCCACGGAAGTGACGAGCGATGTCGCCCGTCTTCGTCTTCGTTGCGACTGGCGACCTTTTTTCGCGGTATCGCCAGGCCCTTTTGTGATCCGCGCGCCGTGA